The Aminithiophilus ramosus genome contains a region encoding:
- a CDS encoding FAD-dependent oxidoreductase: protein MGKKVVVIGGVACGGKAAARLRRLDPEAEILVLEKGPYLSYAGCGLPYYVGGVVEEYRDLMCTPAGVVRDANFFRKVKKVDVLTRHMATSIDRQTRTVTALDLETQQEKTFPYDNLVIATGSSPIRPPLPGIDLDKVFTLWTLDDALAMRAAVDGGSVKRAVIVGGGLIGIEVVEALVSRGIAVDVVDLLDRPLPNMIDEEFGSRLVKIMAQKGVTFYGGEKVLEIAGEGSRIKAVRTDRRELPADMVLLAVGVRANTQLAVDAGLEIGPSKGIVVDEAMRTSDPAIFAGGDCVEVRHHLTGEKVRQPMGSSANREGRVIADNIAGRSSTFGGVLGTAIMRFFDYTVGRTGLNEDAARAKGFDPVTMTVTAADIPHFMPGAAWMVIKLVADRKTGRLLGGQFFGPGVVDKRLDALVSAITGGQTVDDLADTDLAYAPPYATALDPLTQAANALRNKMEGLMESYSPGEFVRRAQSGEPYLLLDVRMASEIGVQGKLPFESQVNIPLGALWERAGELPRDREIIAFCKISLRGWDAVSILQGHGFERISVLEGGVIGWPYELTR from the coding sequence ATGGGCAAAAAAGTGGTCGTCATCGGCGGAGTGGCCTGCGGAGGCAAGGCCGCCGCCCGTCTGCGGAGACTTGATCCCGAGGCGGAGATTCTCGTCCTTGAAAAAGGACCCTACCTGAGCTATGCCGGGTGCGGTCTGCCCTACTACGTCGGCGGCGTCGTCGAGGAGTATCGCGATCTGATGTGCACGCCCGCCGGCGTGGTCCGCGACGCCAATTTCTTCCGCAAGGTGAAGAAGGTCGATGTCCTGACGCGTCACATGGCCACCTCCATCGACCGCCAGACCCGGACCGTGACGGCTCTCGACCTGGAGACCCAGCAGGAGAAGACCTTTCCCTACGACAATCTCGTCATCGCCACCGGTTCGTCGCCCATCCGTCCGCCTCTTCCCGGCATCGATCTCGACAAGGTCTTCACGCTCTGGACTCTCGACGATGCCCTGGCCATGAGAGCCGCCGTCGACGGCGGTTCGGTGAAGCGTGCCGTCATCGTCGGAGGCGGTCTCATCGGCATCGAAGTCGTCGAGGCCCTCGTCTCCCGTGGCATCGCCGTCGACGTTGTCGATCTTCTCGACCGGCCCCTGCCCAACATGATCGACGAGGAGTTCGGGTCCCGTCTCGTCAAGATCATGGCCCAGAAGGGCGTCACCTTCTACGGGGGGGAGAAGGTCCTGGAGATCGCCGGCGAAGGGTCGAGGATCAAGGCCGTCAGGACGGACCGGAGAGAACTCCCCGCCGACATGGTCCTCCTCGCCGTCGGCGTCCGGGCCAACACGCAGCTCGCCGTCGACGCCGGTCTCGAGATCGGTCCCTCGAAGGGGATCGTCGTCGACGAGGCCATGCGCACCAGCGATCCGGCCATCTTCGCCGGAGGGGACTGCGTCGAAGTCCGTCACCACCTCACGGGCGAGAAGGTCCGCCAGCCCATGGGCTCGTCGGCCAATCGCGAGGGCCGGGTCATCGCCGATAACATCGCAGGCAGGTCGTCCACCTTCGGCGGCGTCCTGGGAACGGCCATCATGCGCTTCTTCGATTACACCGTCGGGCGGACGGGGCTCAACGAGGACGCGGCCCGAGCGAAGGGCTTCGACCCCGTCACGATGACGGTGACGGCCGCCGACATTCCTCACTTCATGCCCGGTGCGGCCTGGATGGTCATCAAGCTCGTCGCCGACAGGAAGACGGGACGCCTCTTGGGAGGCCAGTTCTTCGGTCCCGGCGTCGTCGACAAACGTCTTGACGCCCTCGTCTCGGCCATCACGGGAGGTCAGACCGTCGACGACCTGGCCGATACCGACCTGGCCTACGCACCGCCCTACGCCACGGCTCTCGATCCTCTGACTCAGGCGGCCAACGCCCTGAGAAACAAGATGGAGGGCCTGATGGAGAGCTATTCGCCCGGCGAGTTCGTTCGCCGGGCCCAGTCGGGCGAGCCCTACCTTCTCCTCGACGTGAGAATGGCCTCTGAGATCGGCGTTCAGGGCAAACTGCCCTTCGAGAGTCAGGTCAACATCCCCCTTGGGGCTCTCTGGGAAAGGGCCGGCGAACTGCCGCGCGATCGGGAAATCATCGCCTTCTGCAAGATTTCCCTCAGGGGCTGGGACGCCGTCAGCATCCTCCAGGGGCACGGCTTCGAGCGCATTTCCGTCCTCGAGGGGGGCGTCATCGGCTGGCCCTACGAGCTGACGCGCTGA
- the tyrS gene encoding tyrosine--tRNA ligase, which translates to MFHDALDVLRKRGFIEWCSHPESLGDLFKKERVSAYIGFDPTADSLHVGHLIPIMGLAWLQRLGHRPIALAGGGTGMIGDPSGKTAERMLLTVEKVRENVEAVKLQLAHFLDFEASENGALLVNNYDWLGAIGLIDFLRETGKHFTVNYLLGREYVRSRLEDPEKSISFTEFSYSLLQARDFQHLMETYGCKLQMGGNDQQGNIISGIDLIRKTSGAEAFGITYPLLLDSAGNKFGKTAGGAVWLSAERTSPYRFFQFWINSEDSQVEKLLKLYTFLPLEEIASIMAAHAEHPERREAQRILARQITTTVHGEGAAKRSERASEILFGGAFDAAELDGDMFRLLAGEVPFGQLTLRPGYLLAELLVDCGACASRGEAKRLLRGGGVTVNGTKVDDESASLKGSDLLSEGYLLLRLGKRRFHLLRLS; encoded by the coding sequence ATGTTTCACGACGCTTTGGACGTTTTGCGGAAGAGGGGCTTCATCGAGTGGTGCAGCCATCCCGAATCCTTGGGCGATCTTTTCAAAAAAGAGCGCGTCTCGGCCTATATCGGTTTTGACCCCACGGCCGACAGCCTTCACGTGGGCCATCTCATCCCCATCATGGGCCTGGCCTGGCTTCAGCGCCTCGGCCATCGCCCCATCGCCCTCGCCGGCGGCGGCACGGGGATGATCGGCGACCCCTCGGGCAAGACGGCCGAAAGGATGCTGCTGACGGTGGAGAAGGTCCGGGAAAACGTCGAGGCCGTCAAGCTCCAGCTGGCCCATTTCCTCGACTTCGAGGCCAGTGAGAACGGGGCTCTTCTGGTCAACAACTACGACTGGCTCGGCGCGATCGGCCTCATCGACTTCCTGAGGGAGACGGGCAAACACTTCACCGTCAACTACCTCCTCGGCCGCGAATATGTCCGCAGCCGCCTCGAGGACCCGGAAAAATCGATCTCCTTCACGGAGTTTTCCTACTCCCTCCTTCAGGCCCGAGACTTCCAGCACCTCATGGAAACCTACGGCTGCAAGCTCCAGATGGGAGGCAACGATCAGCAGGGCAACATCATCTCCGGCATCGACCTCATCCGCAAGACGTCGGGGGCCGAGGCCTTCGGCATCACCTACCCCCTCCTCCTCGACTCGGCGGGCAACAAGTTCGGCAAGACGGCGGGAGGGGCCGTCTGGCTCTCGGCGGAGCGGACCTCTCCCTACCGTTTCTTCCAGTTCTGGATCAACAGCGAGGACAGCCAGGTCGAAAAACTCCTCAAGCTCTACACCTTCCTCCCTCTTGAGGAGATCGCCTCCATCATGGCCGCCCACGCCGAGCATCCCGAAAGGCGCGAGGCCCAGAGGATCCTGGCCCGCCAGATCACGACGACGGTCCACGGAGAAGGGGCGGCGAAACGAAGCGAAAGGGCCAGCGAGATCCTCTTCGGCGGAGCCTTCGACGCGGCCGAACTCGACGGCGACATGTTCCGTCTCCTCGCCGGCGAGGTCCCCTTCGGGCAGTTGACCCTGCGTCCGGGCTACCTCCTGGCCGAACTGCTCGTCGACTGCGGTGCCTGTGCAAGCCGGGGCGAGGCCAAACGCCTCCTCCGCGGCGGCGGCGTCACCGTCAACGGGACGAAGGTCGACGACGAATCGGCGTCCCTGAAGGGCTCCGATCTCCTCTCCGAGGGCTATCTTCTCCTCCGGCTGGGCAAGCGCCGCTTCCATCTCCTGCGCCTTTCCTGA